The following nucleotide sequence is from Ferruginibacter lapsinanis.
CCTGCCCGAAAATTCTTTTATAAATTATACACCCCTGCTATCAGCTCCCGGTTCATCAGACAAACTATCCCTGCTTGATAATTATGAAAGATCGATCTGGCAGCAGTGCATCTTAATGAACACAATACTCTATCAGCCGGTAAATATCTATGAAAAAAAAGATAGCCTGAAAAACTATGAGCAGTCCAAATTAAAACTGCAGCGGGAAAACAACGGTAATGCTGTTCAATATGTGGGATATATCAATAACAATTCAATACTCTCGAAAGCTGTTTTAAATATGACAACAGCCACTGTTTATATTTATGATAAAAAAAATATCGTTGCAGACAGCTTTAAAATAAAACCAACAAGATTGCATGAAATAGATCCTGAAAAAGCTGACCTGTTTGCCATATACCGCAGCTGGCTGCAATGGCAATTAGCATACACCTGTACGTTTTTGCAAAAGCAGGCGGCTACCAATAAAAGAAAAACAGCAGCCGCAGATATGAGCAGCAAGCTGGTAAGGCCGGCACAGGAGCACATAAAATTGTTGCAGCAAAAAATATCTTATACCTTAATACCCGATATGACGATACCTTTACTGGATCTGATGGAAAAGGCAATGACCGATGTAAGAAAAAAATGGTCTAACAGCACCGGATGGCAGGATATTGGTATCGGCACTTCGGAGGTATTTTATGTTACAAGAGGAAATAAACAATATAATTTAACCAACCAGGTTGGGAATGTAATGGCAACTGTATCAGATAAAAAGATATACAAAACCATTACCAACAGCAGTGGTAACGGATATAGCAACACGATAGGTTTGTTTGTGCCGGATGTGGTAACGGCCACTGATTACTATCCCGGCGGTATGCAGATGCCGGGAAGGATCTACCCGGTACCACAGAACGAGCAAATACAGCCTGTTACTAACGGCGGTAGTGCTACAGCGCCAATAATACTATACAAGCATAGTTTTGAAGGAACTCCAATTGGTAGTAAGCCTTATGTAGCAGCGCCAAATACTATTGACAGCCATTTGAATAATAGTAGCTGGACTACCTCTCAACCAAGCTTTGGTAATTATGATGGAGTAACAGGTAAATCATTATCGCTCCCTACTGCTACACCAACTGAAAGTACTATTACACTTACATTTAACCTGAGCAGTGGGTATACAATTAATGTAAGCAGTTTTAGTTTTTATTGTCGTAATGGAGGCAGTTCCGGTTATCAGCAATGGCAGCTATCTGTTAATAATGTAAATGTTGGCAATGGTAATATTACAGGGAGCTTTGCATTAAATACAGTTAACTTATCTGGTCCGGCAACTTTTAGTGGGACAGTAAAAGCAGTATTAACCCTGAGTGGAGGAAATCATGGCTCAACCAATGTATTCAGGCTGGATGATTTTACGCTGAACGGATACATGCAGCAGTTGCCCGGTGCTGTTAGTAATGCAAGTGCAACAGATAAAGCGAAATATCCTTATAGTATTAATGGGCAAATGAGGAGTGATGAGATTGTGGTGAATACTACTACGGCAGAGTTTGGAGAATATGATAGTAGATTGATGAGAAGATGGAACCTAGATCCTAAACCAGATGTTTCAGTTTCACCTTATACCATGTATTCAAATAACCCTATTATTTACTCTGACATAGCTTTAGATACACCACGCAATGCTGGTAATGGTCAGTTAGGGCAACAATTTAGGTTTACCAATGATGGGACAATTGGAGATGGAAGTAGTACCGACCCTACATTCCTAAACATGCAAAATAGTTTTTTAGCTAATTTAAATCAACAAATTAACCAAGGGGGACATACATATAATGGGAATAATGTATCATTGAATACGAGTGATCCTTTAGCCACAGTTATAAACGTTACGTTTGGAGCCACGGGAACTTCACATTCAAGTATGGCCGGAAGTAGTATGTATATTAGTCTGTCAGATATGAGTGACAATGCTAATGTTTCTACACATGAATGGTTGCATACTGCAGGATTGATGGATAGGTATTACGAATTATATGGTAGAGCTAATGGAGCAAAAGGAGAACAATTTGTTGAAAAGCAGAGGGCTAATATTACAGTTCCAATGGGAATCTTGCCTTCTGGGCATGATGATAATCATAATGGAATGGCAAATATGATGAGTAATTTAGGTAACCAAATCACTTCCATGCAATGGGGAATTGTGTATAATCTGCAAAGCACTGGCAGAACGGAAGAATCTCTGGGTACTTTAGGGAAAGTATCTTTTGTATATACCTATGATTTTACCTATAATTCGGGATATATGAAGGCTCTTAGGCAGAGAGCTTTAAAAGCAACAAGTAGTTTATTGATAGCACAAACCAACAGAATAGCTTTTTCATCTACCAGTGCTTTTTCAATGAAGGGGCTAAATGGAACAACATTACTTGCTGTTCCGAGTGACCAACAATCTGAATTACCAGCTAGATTAAACAATTATATAATTCATACAAAATCCGGCAACATTTTGGGGTCAGATTTTTACTCAAATTTACAATGGGAAAAAGATCAATTAAATACAATCCAACGCTAATATGAAAGTTTGTTTATTTATTATAATATTGGTATTCGCTTCGGGGGCATTATACTCACAACAAAGAATTGTTAGAGGGGCATTCACCCCAACGTATACCTATCAATTTAATTTGTTCGAAAAGAAATTTATCGGTAGGATAAATATGATATCAAATTTCTTCTATCAAAAACCGAATAATCCATTTACTGATACCTTAAATTTTATATCTGATAGGGATGGGGTTTATGATATAAATGATACAGCAAAAAATAAGCTGGATAATTTGTTAGATGGGATATATTTTGACACATCTGTTTTTAATGGTAAAAAAATAAATGTTATTGATAGTTCTGGTCGTATTATTAAAATATTTGACACATCTTATAAATATTATACAGATAGTTTTATAGAAAGGACTTTGTTTTATCCAGAAATAAATTTTTTTATTCTTAAACAAAGCAAAAATCTTGATGTGGAGTGTCGTTATATAACAAGTTTATTTGATGACAAGAATAACATAAAGAGAATTACTCGTTATGGCAAAAAACACAAGGATATCTCATATAATAGTATAATAAAATATTTGGGGGAAGAAATCTTTTCTGATATGTATGAATTTAGTTACAAGAAAATAAAAAAAGAAAAAAAAATCACTAGACTAAATTACTATAGGTCGGATGAAAAAACTGGAAAAAAGATTCTTTATGCATCAAATGAATATTTTTATGGCAAAAATAATTTACTAAAAAAAACAGTTTTTAAACAGTTTAATGGAATTGCGAAAATAGAAGCTGTGATAAAATTTAATTACTATCCACAATGAGAGGGTTTCATAATAGTGATTTAGTTTCTCTTCCCCGCAACGTCTCTCACCGAGCCCAAGTAGCATAGCCGAGGACGTTTTACGGTACCCTATACAATACAAATGAAGCCGGGAATTATTTATGGGCACTATCACTTAGTTATAATGGAGTTATTTTAGATCCTAAATCTCTAGCAGAAGCTGGATCCAATATACAATTTAGACACGACGAACCTAATGAAAAAAAGGCGATTCAAGCGGGTATGAATAAGGGCTCCAACTTTGTGTTGTCGTCAGAAGAAGAAAAGTATTACGAAGATGTTTCAAATCGATATTGTGAGGATTACTCTGATTTTCATAAGGATAATGAAACAGGGATTTACCGACCGTCGAATACATTAGGATATCTTAAGGAGTTTAGGGAAAGAGAAGGGGTACAACCTACTATTCCAACCACCCCCTATTAACCGCATCAATTTTTTATATGAAATGTAGTATCATTTTTCTTGCATGTGCTTTTACTGCTATCACACTCAGTAGTTGTAAAAATAAAAATTACGAGCATGTTTTAATTGAAAAATTTAAAGCAGATAAACCAGCATTTCAAAAAATGCAGGATGAAATAATTTTAAAGTATTTTTCTGATACCTCAGAATTGCAAAAAAATAATCGAATTTCCTTTTTATTATGCAATGAATCTAAAAAAAGAATACATAATGATTATAGAATTTGTGATTCTATGATATCTAGCTGGATGAAAATGGAAGGAGTTGTAGCAATAAATTTTGAAAATGGGGGATGTGGAATTAACAAAAAATTTGATCTAGTTATATTTGAATTATTAAATTCATCTATTGATAATTATACTTATTACTATTATTATAGTTACTGCAATGAGTATAAAACTGCTCTTGAGACTGAAGGATGCAAAAGTATTCCACTAGCCAATAATTGGAGTTTGTTTATTGAAAAAAAATAGCCCAGCTAGCTGTAGTAAAGACGAAGTGGACACCTTAGAAGGAAAAAAAGGGTCATCTTACCTAAAGTAATAAGCGAAGAAAAAATAATTGCCGGTCTTTTAAAAATCGAAAACCTTAAACATAAAGCTATATTGATGACAGCCTATAGTGCCGGCCTAAGAGTAAGTGAAGTAGTCTCCTTAAAAATCACGGACATAAATAGCGATAGAATGCAGATCACTATTAGTAATGCAAAAGGCAAAAAAGACAGAGTGGCGACGCTCAGCAAAGCAGTTTTAGAGATTTTAAGAGAATACTTTGTAGCATATAAACCCAAAAATTGGTTATTTGAGGGGCAGTTTGCAGGTGAACATTATAATACCAGATCTGCTCAAATAATTTTTAAAGAGGCTTCCGCCGTTGTTGGTCGCCTGACCAACAACATTTGATATAAATGTTTTTCCTCGCTGTCACAGATATGCAGCATGGATAAGTAGCGCTGGCATATCTGTGCCAGCAAGAGATTGTTGATTTCTACTCTGACAAAATCGATTTCTTTAGTGAAGTTGTTGATTTCTCTCTTGCAGTTGTCGATTTCCGTCTTGGAGTTATTGATTTCCGCTCCGACAAAATCGATTTCTACACTGACAGAATCGATTTCTGCTCCGACAATGTTGATTTCTCTCTTGCAGTTGTCGATTTCCGTCTTGGAGTTATTGATTTCCGCTCTGACAGAATCGATTTCCACTCTGACAGTATCGATTTCTGCTCCGACAAAATCGATTTCTGCTCTGACAAAATCGATTTCTCCTCAGACAAAATCGATTTCCACTCTGACAGTATTGATTTCTGCTCCGACAAAATCGATTTCTGCTCTGACAGAATCGATTTCTGCTACGTATTGCTTAGTTTTTAATAATAGATATTCTTATCCTCCCCTTACCAAGGCCACTTATTTGTGCTGCATATATCCCGCTATAGCCAATGCGTTTCCCCCATTGTTATAAGTAAACCGCTTCGCAATTTTTTAAACTTTACCTATATTTAAGGTAAATCTGCATATTTAAACACACAGATACAATGACAAGAAATTCAGTTATCGCAAACCGGATCAGGGAAGTTCTTTTAAACGGTAAATGGATCGCCAATACAAATTTTAAAGAACAAATATTAAGTGTGAGCTGGCAACAGGCTATTCAAAAAGTTGATACACTTAATACCATCGCTTTATTAACCTATCATATAAACTATTACCTGGCCGGTCTGCTAAACGTGTTTAACGGAGGGGCTCTTGAGATCAGAGACAAATACAGTTTTGACCTTCCGCCAATCAGATCTGAAAAAGATTGGCATACATTGGTCAACGATTTTTTACACAATGCCGAGTTGTTTGCCAATAAGGTGGAGCAAATGGATGAAACCATGTTAGACCAACCATTTGAAGACAAAAAATACGGCACTTATTTAAGAAACATAGAAGGGGTTATTGAACACAGTTATTATCATTTAGGGCAAGTGGCTTTACTAAGAAAGATGATCCAGCAATAAAAAACCTACAATAGATCTGCATCAAAATAAACAAAACACCATGCTCATACAGACCTTACTATCTCTTTTTGAAAGAGATCTGAACAAACTGATCGCTGAGATCAACCTTTATAAAAAGGAAGAAAATATATGGCGGACAGAAAAAAACATTTCAAATTCGGCAGGGAATTTAGCACTGCATCTAATCGGAAACCTAAATACTTATATCGGAAAAGAGATCGGAAAAACTACTTATGTCAGAAACCGAGAACTTGAATTTTCTCAAAAAAATATTGCAAGACAAGAGCTGATCGAAAAATTAAATGACACCATCAGTGTGGTTAAAAAATCGCTTGCTACCCTAACAAGCGAGGATCTAAATAGCGAGTACCCTATTTTGGTGTTTGCAGAAAAGACAACAACCGAATATTTATTGGTTCATCTGTCCACTCATTTGGCTTATCATCTTGGACAAGTCAATTATCACAGGCGACTGATAGAGGAGTAAAACCCACCACAACAACGGCCAGGCAACAAGTTACTCAAACGATTATACGAAACTGCTCCAACAAACCATACAGGCTTCTCTCTCCCATTTACATGACTTTCATCATGTATCCCTCTAATGTAACTAAAGTTACAACACCCCTATTTTGGCTGCGATAATTTTACCATACAGATCACAACAATCAGTCAACTATATAAATAATAACAGTATGGAAATTTTAGTGGTTGGGGGCAATTTCGCAGGATTCACTGCAGCCCTCGAATTAAAAAGAAAATTAAAAAACAGGGCAACAGTAACAGTTATCGACAGAAGCGAAGACTTTTTGTATGTTCCCTCATTGATATGGGTGCCGCTCAAAAGAAGAGAGGTAAGTGAGATCAGTATTCCCAGAAGAAGTGTGCTGGAAAAAAAAGGAGTAAAATTTGTTTGCACCACTGCATTAAAAGTTGATCCCGATGATCAGATACTATATACAGAAAAAGGCAATTTCAATTATGATCAGTTGATCATTGCCACCGGCCCTAAAGTGAACTTTGATATTGCTCCCGGTGTAAGAGAACATTGCTGTTATATCGGCACACCTGTTGGTGCAATGAAGACAAGAGAAAAGCTGGAAGCATTCAAACAACAACCCGGCCCTATTGTAATTGGTGCCACACAAAGCGCCGGTTGTATGGGTGCTGCGTATGAATTTTTATTCAACATAGAAAAATGGTTAAGGGAACAAAAGATCAGGAACAAAGTAGATCTGTATTGGGTTACTCCTGAAGACTACCTGGGACATTTTGGAATAGACGGAATGCCCGGCGGAGAAAGTATGCTGAAAGCTTTTATGAAAATGTTCAACATTCATTACCGTACACAGGTTGGTGTGGAAGAAGTAACAGACCATAGCATCAGACTTACCAATGGCGAAACCATTGAAACAAAATTTGTGATGTTGATGCCGCCGTTCATCGGAGTAGATTTTATAAAAGATTCTCCTAAATTAGAAGCGATGACCAATGGCTTTTTGGATGTAGATGGAACATACCAGCACAAGAAATATAAAAATGTTTGGGCCGCAGGATTAACAGTAAATGTTACCGCTCCTTTCACTCCTGAAAAAGTACCGTATGCTGTTCCTAAAACGGGTTATCCCAGCGATGAAACTGGCAAGATCGTTGCAGAAAATATTGTACGCATTGCCAATGGCAACAATGAATTGAAATCAAAAAAATGGGGAGATATAGCAGGCTTATGTGTGATGGATGCCGGCAAAAAAGAAGTGTTGATATTGTCTAACAGATTATTTAAGCCAAGAAGTTTTGCTTTGATGTTGCCCAACGTATTGTATGATTTCACTAAAGTATTATTAGAGAAATATTTTTTGTGGAAAATGAGGAACGGATATTCTAATCTTCCCTGATGATCTTTATAGTTGTGTAGTGTAGCTGCCGGTGTTTCATTACACCGGCAGCTTTTTTATTTATTACAGCTCTCACTCCATCACCATCTTATTATATTTATTTCGGTACTCAACCGGCGTAAGGCCTGTTACTTTTTTAAATACCGTTCTGAAAGCTTTGGTATCAGTATATCCTACGTTGTACATCACTTCATTGATATTTTTGCGGCTGTTCTCAAAACTGCGTTTGGCCGATTCTATTTTCACCCGCTGAATATATTCCAGCACCGAATTATTAGTAGCCTGTTTAAATCTTCTTTCAAAACTTCTTCTGCCCAATGCTACCCTTTCGGCCAATTCATCTACAGCTATCCTGTCTTCAATATTTTTT
It contains:
- a CDS encoding RHS repeat domain-containing protein, with the protein product MRFIQHYLFMLILFFTQTVLSQNYSPWQHPVIKAADQYTPGFLALHHATDDDHYIPLAIFDTQKQQLYYVTTFGKIFDSIAVGPKLAEQIALKNVDVFDYFSRLFTMDCLEEIHAMRTLVTIHANDLKKYLPENSFINYTPLLSAPGSSDKLSLLDNYERSIWQQCILMNTILYQPVNIYEKKDSLKNYEQSKLKLQRENNGNAVQYVGYINNNSILSKAVLNMTTATVYIYDKKNIVADSFKIKPTRLHEIDPEKADLFAIYRSWLQWQLAYTCTFLQKQAATNKRKTAAADMSSKLVRPAQEHIKLLQQKISYTLIPDMTIPLLDLMEKAMTDVRKKWSNSTGWQDIGIGTSEVFYVTRGNKQYNLTNQVGNVMATVSDKKIYKTITNSSGNGYSNTIGLFVPDVVTATDYYPGGMQMPGRIYPVPQNEQIQPVTNGGSATAPIILYKHSFEGTPIGSKPYVAAPNTIDSHLNNSSWTTSQPSFGNYDGVTGKSLSLPTATPTESTITLTFNLSSGYTINVSSFSFYCRNGGSSGYQQWQLSVNNVNVGNGNITGSFALNTVNLSGPATFSGTVKAVLTLSGGNHGSTNVFRLDDFTLNGYMQQLPGAVSNASATDKAKYPYSINGQMRSDEIVVNTTTAEFGEYDSRLMRRWNLDPKPDVSVSPYTMYSNNPIIYSDIALDTPRNAGNGQLGQQFRFTNDGTIGDGSSTDPTFLNMQNSFLANLNQQINQGGHTYNGNNVSLNTSDPLATVINVTFGATGTSHSSMAGSSMYISLSDMSDNANVSTHEWLHTAGLMDRYYELYGRANGAKGEQFVEKQRANITVPMGILPSGHDDNHNGMANMMSNLGNQITSMQWGIVYNLQSTGRTEESLGTLGKVSFVYTYDFTYNSGYMKALRQRALKATSSLLIAQTNRIAFSSTSAFSMKGLNGTTLLAVPSDQQSELPARLNNYIIHTKSGNILGSDFYSNLQWEKDQLNTIQR
- a CDS encoding tyrosine-type recombinase/integrase, whose protein sequence is MTAYSAGLRVSEVVSLKITDINSDRMQITISNAKGKKDRVATLSKAVLEILREYFVAYKPKNWLFEGQFAGEHYNTRSAQIIFKEASAVVGRLTNNI
- a CDS encoding DUF1572 domain-containing protein codes for the protein MTRNSVIANRIREVLLNGKWIANTNFKEQILSVSWQQAIQKVDTLNTIALLTYHINYYLAGLLNVFNGGALEIRDKYSFDLPPIRSEKDWHTLVNDFLHNAELFANKVEQMDETMLDQPFEDKKYGTYLRNIEGVIEHSYYHLGQVALLRKMIQQ
- a CDS encoding DUF1572 family protein; protein product: MLIQTLLSLFERDLNKLIAEINLYKKEENIWRTEKNISNSAGNLALHLIGNLNTYIGKEIGKTTYVRNRELEFSQKNIARQELIEKLNDTISVVKKSLATLTSEDLNSEYPILVFAEKTTTEYLLVHLSTHLAYHLGQVNYHRRLIEE
- a CDS encoding NAD(P)/FAD-dependent oxidoreductase translates to MEILVVGGNFAGFTAALELKRKLKNRATVTVIDRSEDFLYVPSLIWVPLKRREVSEISIPRRSVLEKKGVKFVCTTALKVDPDDQILYTEKGNFNYDQLIIATGPKVNFDIAPGVREHCCYIGTPVGAMKTREKLEAFKQQPGPIVIGATQSAGCMGAAYEFLFNIEKWLREQKIRNKVDLYWVTPEDYLGHFGIDGMPGGESMLKAFMKMFNIHYRTQVGVEEVTDHSIRLTNGETIETKFVMLMPPFIGVDFIKDSPKLEAMTNGFLDVDGTYQHKKYKNVWAAGLTVNVTAPFTPEKVPYAVPKTGYPSDETGKIVAENIVRIANGNNELKSKKWGDIAGLCVMDAGKKEVLILSNRLFKPRSFALMLPNVLYDFTKVLLEKYFLWKMRNGYSNLP